The Methanocella arvoryzae MRE50 genome includes a region encoding these proteins:
- a CDS encoding PD-(D/E)XK nuclease family protein, with amino-acid sequence MTGALDKYGISRLNVTHLSQQFWCERQVALSLEHPREETEEMAAGTEIHRELMLEIVKEVSAETTTIEDEIYLMMLNLRTGLEQLVSEGKTRELRVFGRAGEFPLSGIIDELSLNDGQLTILDHKTRTKPSLPPPPTFATAEIQVMLYRKLLDDLRFGRYTPDQFFTDRRLPDLGDISPGMKDQLEAQGLYEKLTPAELTVEVFSAFRKLPAISDYLIVRYLHRDSGSHIGDKVVLHDPAALDKKLSHALKFWTGEREATTVKSRERWKCNYCEYRGVHCPL; translated from the coding sequence ATGACCGGCGCCCTCGATAAATACGGCATAAGCAGGCTCAATGTCACCCACCTCTCCCAGCAGTTCTGGTGCGAGCGCCAGGTAGCCCTCTCGCTGGAGCACCCCCGGGAAGAGACAGAAGAGATGGCCGCGGGCACCGAAATCCACCGAGAACTTATGCTGGAGATCGTCAAAGAGGTCTCGGCGGAAACCACCACTATCGAGGACGAAATCTACCTGATGATGCTGAACCTCAGAACCGGGCTGGAGCAGCTTGTCTCTGAGGGAAAGACCCGGGAACTGAGGGTATTCGGCAGGGCAGGGGAGTTCCCGCTCTCGGGCATCATCGACGAGCTCTCCTTGAATGATGGTCAGCTGACTATCCTGGACCACAAAACCCGCACTAAACCCTCTCTGCCGCCGCCTCCGACTTTTGCAACGGCCGAGATCCAGGTCATGCTCTACCGGAAGCTGCTGGACGACCTCCGCTTCGGGCGTTACACCCCTGACCAGTTTTTTACAGACCGCAGGCTGCCTGACCTCGGGGATATTTCCCCCGGTATGAAAGACCAGCTGGAAGCACAGGGGCTCTACGAAAAGCTGACCCCGGCAGAGCTGACCGTCGAAGTATTCTCCGCTTTCCGGAAACTGCCCGCTATCTCAGACTACCTGATCGTCCGCTACCTGCACCGGGACTCGGGCAGCCATATCGGCGACAAGGTGGTTCTCCACGACCCGGCCGCCCTCGATAAAAAGCTCAGCCACGCCCTCAAGTTCTGGACCGGCGAGCGGGAAGCTACTACAGTAAAAAGCAGAGAGCGGTGGAAGTGCAACTACTGCGAGTACCGGGGAGTACACTGCCCGCTCTGA
- a CDS encoding thioredoxin fold domain-containing protein yields MMEQKLNWMEKYDEVQDVARKTGKPILLFFHSHHCSGCKMMIEKTLPTRDVVLHAGHRFALGMFEISEPGNKDLVKKYNVEWTPTFIIADKDGSEAYRFVGYLPPKDFRAQLILGEGKVSMRNEDYDKAISCFETIDKKYPETEAAPEAAYYTGVAQYKKTNDAKMLKNAHIYLSRKYPESDWAKKAFAWSGL; encoded by the coding sequence ATGATGGAGCAAAAGCTCAACTGGATGGAGAAATACGATGAGGTGCAGGACGTGGCCAGGAAGACGGGAAAGCCGATACTGCTGTTCTTCCATTCCCACCACTGTAGCGGATGCAAGATGATGATCGAGAAGACACTGCCGACCAGAGACGTGGTCCTCCATGCCGGGCACAGGTTTGCGCTGGGCATGTTCGAGATATCGGAGCCGGGAAACAAGGACCTGGTCAAAAAGTACAACGTAGAATGGACGCCTACGTTTATCATCGCAGACAAGGACGGCAGTGAGGCGTACCGGTTCGTAGGCTACCTGCCGCCGAAGGATTTCAGGGCTCAGCTGATCCTCGGCGAGGGAAAGGTCTCGATGCGGAACGAAGACTACGATAAGGCGATCAGTTGCTTCGAGACGATCGACAAAAAGTACCCCGAGACCGAGGCGGCACCTGAAGCGGCCTACTATACAGGCGTAGCTCAGTACAAGAAGACAAATGACGCTAAAATGCTCAAGAATGCCCACATCTACCTGAGCAGGAAGTACCCGGAGAGCGACTGGGCGAAGAAAGCGTTTGCGTGGAGCGGACTATAA
- a CDS encoding DNA alkylation repair protein, translating to MSASSRIDSDLSAIIDRFKALESPKDREGMARFGIRTDRAFGISVYVLRDMAKEIGTSHELALALWDTGYHEARILAGIIDDPKQVTSDQMDAWVAEFDSWDVCDQCCSNLFDQTPFAYEKAFQWADDDREFVRRSGFVMMAALAVHDKKAGDESFEQFFPVMKKYATDDRNFVRKAVNWALRNVGKRNLTLNACAIEVAEEIKAINTKSARWIASDALRELKSEKVQARLAAKAKKAK from the coding sequence ATGAGTGCCAGCTCAAGGATAGACTCCGATTTGTCTGCAATCATCGATCGCTTCAAAGCTCTCGAAAGCCCCAAAGATCGGGAAGGCATGGCCCGGTTCGGTATCCGGACCGACAGGGCCTTCGGCATCTCCGTCTATGTCCTGCGGGACATGGCGAAGGAGATCGGCACCAGCCATGAGCTGGCACTGGCGCTGTGGGATACGGGCTACCACGAAGCGAGAATCCTGGCCGGCATCATCGATGACCCGAAGCAAGTCACCTCAGACCAGATGGACGCGTGGGTCGCCGAATTCGACTCCTGGGACGTCTGCGACCAGTGCTGCTCCAACCTGTTCGACCAGACTCCGTTTGCCTACGAAAAGGCCTTCCAGTGGGCCGACGACGACCGGGAGTTCGTCCGCAGGTCAGGCTTCGTCATGATGGCTGCTCTGGCTGTCCATGACAAAAAAGCGGGCGATGAGAGCTTCGAGCAGTTCTTCCCGGTCATGAAAAAGTACGCCACCGACGACCGCAACTTCGTCCGCAAGGCCGTCAACTGGGCTTTGAGAAACGTCGGCAAGCGCAACTTGACTTTGAATGCCTGCGCCATCGAAGTTGCCGAAGAGATCAAGGCCATCAACACCAAAAGCGCCCGGTGGATCGCCAGCGATGCGCTGCGAGAGCTGAAAAGCGAGAAAGTGCAGGCCAGACTTGCTGCGAAGGCTAAAAAGGCAAAATAG
- a CDS encoding class I SAM-dependent methyltransferase codes for MPGNTITPNPDTLKKYNADVYDDASDIYDTYEGLFFPYLFGRIRELVADRFIPSLPNDAVVLDVGCGTGQQTLLFREKGIAVVGVDISAGLVRVANEKIGENICMVSDACRLPFVDGVFDAVSCAGSTLNHIPDYGCFFDEVARVLKPGGYIFLESDNKWRPDMFWCLLSCMAGDPLQYHEKLGHVIGYFKRPLSEGYPYVFPLSFGEGKVRELNLRTFTCKELYKELGARGCKVEKVYGIHAITNVLPSPLMIQDHPGKITTAVFKFLAFFENRLYGLWPINRVGMSVIVFARKNAPK; via the coding sequence TTGCCAGGCAATACGATCACTCCTAACCCTGATACGCTTAAGAAATACAATGCTGACGTCTACGACGATGCTTCTGACATTTACGACACGTACGAGGGCCTGTTTTTCCCGTACCTGTTCGGGCGTATCCGGGAGCTTGTGGCGGATCGGTTTATCCCCTCGCTGCCCAATGATGCAGTGGTGCTGGACGTGGGCTGCGGTACCGGCCAGCAGACGCTGTTGTTCAGGGAGAAGGGCATCGCCGTCGTCGGCGTCGACATCAGTGCCGGGCTGGTGCGGGTTGCCAATGAAAAGATCGGCGAGAATATCTGCATGGTGTCTGACGCATGCCGGTTGCCATTTGTGGACGGGGTTTTCGACGCTGTCTCCTGCGCCGGCAGCACGCTAAACCATATTCCTGACTACGGCTGCTTTTTCGATGAGGTTGCCCGGGTGCTTAAGCCGGGCGGATATATCTTTCTGGAATCGGACAACAAGTGGCGCCCTGACATGTTCTGGTGTCTCTTAAGCTGTATGGCCGGCGACCCACTGCAGTACCACGAAAAGCTCGGCCACGTGATCGGGTACTTCAAACGCCCCCTGTCAGAAGGCTATCCGTACGTGTTTCCGCTCTCTTTCGGGGAAGGCAAAGTGAGGGAGCTGAACCTGCGCACCTTCACCTGCAAAGAACTCTATAAAGAACTGGGCGCCCGGGGATGTAAAGTTGAAAAAGTCTACGGCATCCACGCCATAACAAACGTCCTGCCCAGCCCCCTGATGATCCAGGATCATCCGGGCAAGATTACAACTGCCGTATTCAAGTTCCTCGCCTTCTTCGAAA